The Dioscorea cayenensis subsp. rotundata cultivar TDr96_F1 chromosome 7, TDr96_F1_v2_PseudoChromosome.rev07_lg8_w22 25.fasta, whole genome shotgun sequence genome includes a region encoding these proteins:
- the LOC120265531 gene encoding magnesium-protoporphyrin IX monomethyl ester [oxidative] cyclase, chloroplastic yields the protein MAAAELSLIKPMKCATIKFNTPTTTSKLNSFRPKPMIPRASASTATPAKPKRTEKGIKETLLTPRFYTTDFDEMEMLFNTEINKNLNQSEFEALLHEFKTDYNQTHFVRNPEFKAAADKLQGPLRQIFVEFLERSCTAEFSGFLLYKELGRRLKKTNPVVAEIFSLMSRDEARHAGFLNKGLSDFNLALDLGFLTKARTYTFFKPKFIFYATYLSEKIGYWRYITIYRHLKANPEFQVYPIFKYFENWCQDENRHGDFFSALLKAQPQFLNDWKAKLWSRFFCLSVYVTMYLNDCQRTAFYEGIGLNTKEFDMHVIIETNRTTARIFPAVLDVENPEFKRKLDRMVEINEKLMAVGESNDNPLVKNLKKVPLITALVSEIIAAYLMPPVESGSLDFAEFEPQVVY from the exons ATGGCAGCAGCTGAGCTTTCTCTCATCAAGCCCATGAAATGTGCCACAATAAAATTCAACAcccccaccaccacctccaAGCTCAACAGCTTCAGGCCTAAGCCTATGATTCCCCGGGCCTCGGCCTCCACCGCCACCCCGGCAAAGCCGAAGAGGACCGAAAAGGGGATAAAGGAGACACTGCTCACTCCAAGGTTCTACACTACTGACTTTGATGAAATGGAGATGCTTTTTAATACAGAGATCAACAAGAACCTGAACCAGTCTGAATTTGAAGCTCTGTTGCATGAATTCAAGACTGACTACAACCAGACTCACTTTGTTCGCAACCCGGAGTTTAAAGCTGCTGCTGATAAGCTTCAGGGGCCATTGAGGCAGatttttgttgagtttcttGAGAGATCTTGCACTGCTGAGTTCTCTGGGTTCTTGCTTTACAAGGAGCTTGGGAGAAGACTCaag AAAACCAACCCTGTTGTAGCAGAGATATTCTCTCTTATGTCAAGAGATGAAGCCAGGCATGCTGG GTTTTTGAACAAAGGTTTATCTGATTTCAACTTGGCATTGGACTTGGGATTTCTGACAAAAGCCAGGACATACACATTCTTCAAGCCAAAATTCATCTTCTATGCTACTTACTTATCCGAAAAAATCGGTTATTGGAGGTACATCACAATATACAGGCATCTTAAGGCAAATCCTGAGTTCCAAGTTTATCCCATTTTCAAGTATTTTGAGAACTGGTGCCAAGATGAGAACAGGCATGGCGACTTTTTTTCGGCTTTACTCAAGGCACAGCCTCAGTTCCTTAATGACTGGAAGGCGAAATTATGGTCTCGATTTTTCTGCCTCTCT gttTATGTAACTATGTACCTTAACGATTGTCAACGGACTGCTTTCTATGAGGGAATTGGTCTTAACACAAAAGAATTCGACATGCATGTCATTATCGAG ACCAACCGCACCACAGCGAGAATTTTCCCGGCTGTTTTGGATGTGGAGAACCCGGAATTCAAACGGAAATTGGACAGGATGGTTGAAATCAATGAGAAGCTCATGGCTGTAGGCGAAAGCAACGACAATCCTTTGGTGAAGAACTTGAAGAAGGTGCCTCTCATTACGGCACTGGTGTCGGAGATCATTGCTGCATATCTCATGCCTCCTGTTGAATCTGGTTCTCTCGATTTTGCCGAGTTTGAACCCCAAGTTGTTTACTAA
- the LOC120265233 gene encoding probable protein S-acyltransferase 4 — MEGKERFYCGGRLIFGPDVTSLPLTILLIAGPSVVFTCQVIAKIHKSEKIAHDEYADKHSKILGYPVLVFTIFLTVADMIFLLLTSGRDPGIVPRSIRPLDPDENFDVATPSMEWVSGRTPNLRFPRTKDVTVNGFIVKVKYCDTCFLYRPPRASHCSVCNNCVMKFDHHCPWVGQCIGLRNYRFFFMFISSATFLCIYIFTFSLMNIFQERKFYSSLWRSMSAEVLSLVLIIYTFLAVWFVGGLTVFHLYLIITNQTTYENFRYHYDKKVNPYNRGLFRNFIDIFFSRMPPSLNDFRSSVLEDPITFKSSTPKFSLNIINPNEKINVDIGNKLTFDNNSQIPSILKDFDYGIIDNDAKDKNRTDNNDPDPFALLVNQEPIFDEPIETEERSSEVLDLQEMPVCFDQDAELRRP, encoded by the exons atggagggcaAAGAG AGATTTTACTGTGGTGGTAGACTAATATTCGGGCCAGATGTAACTTCTCTACCGCTTACAATACTTCTTATAGCTGGACCTTCTGTAGTATTTACATGCCAAGTTATCGCTAAAATCCACAAATCTGAGAAGATTGCTCATGATGAGTATGCTGACAAGCATAGCAAAATACTTGGATATCCAGTACTAGTATTTACAATATTTCTTACAGTAGCA GATATGATTTTTCTCTTGTTAACTTCTGGTCGGGATCCAGGTATAGTACCAAGAAGTATTAGACCATTGGATCCAGATGAAAACTTTGATGTAGCTACTCCATCCATGGAATGGGTCAGTGGAAGGACACCGAATTTGAGATTTCCCCGAACAAAGGATGTTACTGTCAATGGTTTTATTGTTAAAGTAAAATACTGCGATACATGCTTCCTTTATCGACCGCCACGTGCTTCTCATTGTTCAGTCTGCAACAATTGTGTTATGAAGTTTGATCACCATTGCCCATGGGTCGGTCAGTGCATAGGTCTA CGAAATTATCGGttctttttcatgtttataTCATCAGCAACATTTCTTTGCATCTACATCTTCACCTTCTCATTGATGAATATTTTTCAAGAAAGGAAATTTTATTCCTCCCTTTGGAGGTCAATGAGCGCTGAGGTTTTGTCCCTTGTGCTCATCATCTATACATTTTTAGCAGTTTGGTTTGTTGGTGGTTTGACAGTGTTTCATCTCTATTTAATCATCACAAATCAG ACAACTTATGAGAACTTCCGATACCATTATGATAAGAAGGTGAATCCATATAACAGGGGATTGTTCAGGAACTTCATCGATATATTTTTCTCAAGAATGCCACCTTCATTGAATGATTTCCGATCAAGTGTGCTCGAAGATCCAATAACATTCAAGTCTAGCACTCCTAAATTCAGCTTGAATATTATCAACCCAAATGAAAAAATCAATGTGGATATAGGCAACAAGCTAACATTTGACAACAATAGCCAAATTCCAAGCATACTGAAAGATTTCGATTATGGTATCATTGATAATGATGCAAAGGATAAGAACAGGACAGACAACAATGATCCTGATCCTTTCGCTTTACTTGTAAATCAAGAACCTATTTTTGATGAACCGATTGAGACTGAGGAAAGATCTAGTGAAGTTCTCGACTTACAAGAAATGCCAGTTTGTTTCGATCAAGATGCTGAGCTTAGACGACCATGA
- the LOC120264967 gene encoding uncharacterized protein LOC120264967, protein MASAFLWSPRQWRVSDSSEASRHLDFKKGDLVWAKAFPYRWWPGSITRIISSSALVSFFGCDKARCFDFPEIRGFEEAYPWISKMVCVKLSDEIGLALEELSRKSTLGMICSCRSLDLKLNQCVEEKKGFEPKEILGFLLDVAIDVSSSVCNLATAVRLSAQLVAHRHYVSSCRHGELSGGFDPDGVLDFVLGAAVSSSNAAEEILDLTEALRQVNAFRNFVLIHPDWTYQHSLDLEVDSLGNEFDGLEETSTSDISELSEDKASDICEGSEKEMLSYSSPDSACGVSGQKDGDFSWPIYDKDFMEVQEQVPEGQEICVLNTVDCSALEQSEDNQSMLDNESEVVELFGSVVSTFENNDWLTNSQSETVASICASVLDLNANNESLLGHQYEKFDELSRFLPDQRKDNGCVLGKMPETFRSSGSSAGTDFCMEEVSVENSEFNKNSPASYAKEISCINADLSPEKNSDVQTGRMPLIGSKGEHAKEQHENATDAGHKSQCLMLLPLSSDHITFQKNPPCLERFPASLAHQSDGLSSDGMLTCSVKSHSCDYTTLTINCKIEDQANVTDTIPGSSAFIETETQGAFERMKFDESVFSADSCKLQRTLFPCAKDIAEDNSVTDNQSFASFKTPSGNDRFQIDENGPTLDGDTSVALKLHSGDVIPSRNITKSDKMKGSCSFSPVVSKSIPCLNKGLELPQFPRFSDWRRYYVSPLTSDVSKPVSGAKKPFVGNRQNSFSKSLHMKFPKDFKLPSAKDLEKKFGRFGPLDRSRTKIFFYTGAGQVVFVHIADAKAAYKYVTRKNIFGGADVRFWFDKYEKFRKERITECSAPTMGCTSSHANAVMSSPIGSECSAPTVGHISSHPSPVISSRIGTECSAPTTQHATSHPSPVISSPIVGNSFWKPIPAISTVGNSSQNLKSCLKRPITPEGSDKKRKAKVRFVIETG, encoded by the exons ATGGCTTCCGCTTTCCTCTGGAGCCCCCGCCAATGGAG ggtttctgatTCATCCGAGGCGTCTCGTCATCTTGATTTCAAGAAAGGGGATTTGGTATGGGCCAAGGCATTCCCTTACAGATGGTGGCCGGGGTCTATTACTCGGATCATCAGCTCTTCGGCTTTGGTATCGTTCTTCGGGTGTGATAAAGCTCGGTGTTTTGATTTTCCGGAAATCCGTGGATTTGAAGAAGCTTACCCTTGGATTTCCAAGATGGTGTGTGTGAAATTGTCTGATGAGATTGGTCTTGCTCTTGAAGAGTTGAGCAGGAAATCAACTTTAGGAATGATTTGCTCTTGCCGGTCTTTGGATTTGAAGTTGAACCAGTGTgtagaagagaagaagggtTTTGAGCCGAAAGAAATTTTGGGCTTTTTGCTTGATGTGGCTATTGATGTGAGCTCTAGTGTCTGTAATTTGGCAACTGCTGTCAGATTGTCAGCGCAGCTTGTTGCCCACCGGCATTATGTTTCCTCATGTCGGCATGGTGAACTAAGTGGTGGGTTTGATCCTGATGGTGTTCTGGACTTCGTTCTTGGTGCAGCTGTTTCTTCAAGCAATGCTGCTGAGGAGATTCTTGATCTTACTGAGGCATTAAGACAGGTTAATGCATTTCGAAATTTTGTCTTAATTCATCCGGATTGGACGTACCAACATAGTCTGGATCTTGAAGTTGATTCCCTTGGAAATGAATTTGATGGGCTTGAAGAGACATCAACCAGTGATATCTCTGAACTTTCCGAAGATAAAGCAAGTGATATTTGTGAAG ggTCTGAAAAAGAAATGCTATCATATTCATCCCCAGACTCAGCATGTGGTGTGAGTGGGCAAAAGGATGGTGACTTCTCATGGCCAATTTATGACAAGGATTTTATGGAAGTTCAGGAACAAGTGCCGGAAGGTCAGGAGATCTGTGTGCTAAACACAGTGGACTGTAGTGCCCTAGAACAGAGCGAAGATAATCAGTCTATGTTGGATAATGAATCTGAGGTTGTTGAATTGTTTGGATCAGTGGTTTCTACATTTGAAAATAATGATTGGCTGACAAATAGTCAATCTGAAACAGTTGCTTCAATTTGTGCATCAGTTCTTGATTTGAATGCAAATAATGAATCTCTGCTGGGACATCAATATGAAAAATTTGATGAACTCAGTAGATTTCTACCTGATCAGAGGAAAGATAATGGATGTGTGCTGGGGAAAATGCCTGAAACTTTTAGGAGCTCTGGTAGTTCAGCAGGGACTGATTTCTGTATGGAAGAAGTGAGTGTGGAAAATTCAGAATTCAACAAAAATTCACCAGCGTCATATGCCAAGGAAATATCCTGTATAAATGCTGACCTCTCCCCAGAAAAAAATTCAGATGTCCAGACAGGCAGGATGCCTTTAATCGGTTCAAAAGGTGAACATGCAAAAGAACAACATGAAAATGCCACTGATGCTGGCCATAAGTCTCAATGTTTGATGCTGCTACCTCTTTCTTCAGATCATATCACTTTCCAAAAAAATCCCCCTTGTCTAGAAAGATTCCCTGCCTCCCTTGCTCACCAGTCTGATGGGCTTTCTTCTGATGGTATGCTTACGTGCAGTGTTAAGTCTCATTCTTGTGATTACACCACTTTAACCATTAACTGTAAGATAGAAGATCAAGCTAACGTGACGGACACTATACCTGGATCATCTGCTTTCATAGAAACTGAAACTCAAGGTGCCTTTGAAAGGATGAAATTTGATGAGTCCGTTTTTTCAGCTGACTCCTGTAAGTTGCAGAGGACCCTCTTCCCATGTGCAAAAGATATTGCAGAAGATAATTCTGTGACGGACAATCAGAGTTTTGCGAGCTTTAAAACTCCTTCTGGCAATGATAGATTTCaaattgatgaaaatggtcCAACTTTGGATGGCGACACAAGTGTTGCCTTGAAACTTCATTCTGGAGATGTGATACCTAGCAGGAATATCACAAAAAGTGACAAGATGAAAGGTAGTTGTAGCTTTTCACCTGTTGTATCTAAAAGCATTCCTTGTCTAAACAAAGGCCTGGAACTACCTCAGTTTCCTAGGTTCTCTGATTGGCGCAGATATTATGTGTCCCCTTTGACATCTGATGTCTCAAAGCCTGTCAGTGGGGCTAAGAAGCCTTTTGTTGGCAATAGGCAAAACAGCTTTTCTAAATCATTGCACATGAAATTTCCAAAGGATTTCAAGCTGCCTTCAGCAAAAGATTTGGAAAAGAAATTTGGACGATTTGGACCATTGGACCGTTCAAGAACCAAGATTTTCTTCTATACAGGTGCTGGCCAAGTGGTCTTTGTTCATATAGCCGATGCAAAAGCTGCATACAAGTATGTCACCAGGAAGAATATATTTGGAGGGGCTGATGTTCGTTTTTGgtttgataaatatgagaaatttaGGAAGGAACGCATAACTGAATGTTCTGCACCTACAATGGGATGCACATCTTCACATGCTAATGCTGTGATGTCATCACCTATAGGAAGTGAATGTTCTGCACCTACAGTGGGACATATTTCTTCACATCCTAGTCCTGTAATATCATCACGTATTGGGACTGAATGTTCTGCACCTACAACACAACATGCAACTTCACATCCCAGTCCTGTGATATCATCACCTATAGTTGGGAATTCCTTCTGGAAACCCATACCTGCCATATCCACTGTAGGAAATTCATCACAAAATCTTAAGTCATGTCTTAAGAGACCCATCACACCTGAAGGAAGCGATAAAAAGAGAAAAGCTAAAGTGAGGTTTGTGATTGAGACTGGCTAA
- the LOC120265234 gene encoding uncharacterized protein LOC120265234 produces the protein MALLEVTPHLNNWISANQGDAPWFEEVEFGKDYASHINKDEGPVYELHRFIWVKPSSPYIKINSDASISTRGVGCGYIMRDEEGCVIFGEAVNYNELKTVVEAELVAIYLACLKAQDFGIKFVWLESDSLVAVNLINNVHGTTPGEYKSILNQIYIVLASFEGWTVTHVWREANGVADTLAKMGGAGNEFIFTTDDVPANILSLVVDDASGKLYTRVKTQRKLPKHHVY, from the exons ATGGCGTTATTAGAAG TAACTCCACACTTAAACAACTGGATTTCAGCTAATCAAGGGGACGCTCCATGGTTTGAAGAGGTGGAATTTGGAAAGGATTATGCTAGCCATATCAACAAG GATGAGGGACCTGTCTATGAACTACACAGATTTATATGGGTAAAACCAAGCTCACCTTACATCAAAATTAACAGTGATGCATCCATCTCTACCAGAGGTGTTGGCTGTGGGTACATTATGCGCGACGAAGAAGGTTGCGTTATTTTTGGCGAAGCAGTTAACTATAATGAATTGAAAACGGTGGTAGAAGCAGAACTTGTTGCAATTTATTTGGCATGCTTGAAAGCCCAAGATTTTGGCATTAAATTTGTGTGGTTGGAATCTGATTCACTTGTAGCCGTGAATTTAATTAACAATGTACATGGAACAACACCAGGGGAGTACAAAAGTATTTTGAATCAGATTTATATTGTTTTAGCATCTTTTGAAGGATGGACTGTCACTCATGTATGGAGAGAAGCAAATGGAGTTGCAGATACTTTGGCGAAAATGGGAGGCGCAGGGAATGAATTTATTTTCACAACTGATGATGTGCCTGCTAATATCTTAAGccttgttgttgatgatgcatCAGGGAAATTGTATACTAGAGTTAAAACTCAGAGAAAGTTACCAAAACATCATGTTTATTGa